A section of the Microbacterium forte genome encodes:
- a CDS encoding DUF7882 family protein, with product MGKFIYEGNVKTEIEDRALTHLQLVMTAKLRRAEPFPFSWREDASVGGGRTTVWVQPGSSLVFKYFGSRQPSVNRAWIEALAFTANAPSGLYLVPEPQEASVSTGDDEPSAPAA from the coding sequence ATGGGCAAGTTCATCTACGAGGGCAACGTGAAGACCGAGATCGAGGATCGCGCCCTCACCCATCTGCAGCTCGTGATGACCGCCAAGCTGCGCCGCGCGGAGCCCTTCCCCTTCAGCTGGCGTGAAGACGCCAGCGTCGGAGGCGGCCGCACGACCGTATGGGTTCAGCCGGGCAGCTCGCTCGTCTTCAAGTACTTCGGCAGCCGGCAGCCGTCGGTCAACCGGGCCTGGATCGAAGCGCTCGCCTTCACGGCCAACGCTCCGAGCGGTCTCTATCTGGTTCCCGAGCCGCAGGAGGCCTCCGTCTCCACGGGCGACGACGAGCCGTCCGCTCCCGCGGCCTGA